A region from the Ptychodera flava strain L36383 chromosome 10, AS_Pfla_20210202, whole genome shotgun sequence genome encodes:
- the LOC139142710 gene encoding glutathione S-transferase 3, mitochondrial-like, whose product MPVMSKLPDEFGYVVLTGVASWAMVTYYAVKVGKARKEYEVAPPKVYSDTHDEFNCIQRAHQNILELHPSFLFFLTFAGLQYPRTATGFGLVWIASRCSYARGYCSGDPKKRSRGLYGIPAMLGLVGMSISFAAHQLDWV is encoded by the exons ATGCCTGTTATGTCCAAGCTACCGGATGAATTTGGTTACGTTGTACTCACTGGTGTTGCCAGCTGGGCAATGGTAACGTACTATGCTGTGAAAGTTGGTAAAGCACGCAAGGAATATGAAGTTGCT CCCCCAAAGGTGTACAGTGACACTCATGACGAGTTCAACTGTATACAAAGAGCTCATCAAAACAT TCTGGAGCTCCATCCATCGTTCCTGTTCTTTCTCACCTTTGCCGGACTGCAGTATCCG CGCACAGCGACTGGATTTGGCTTGGTGTGGATAGCTTCCCGGTGCAGTTATGCCAGAGGTTACTGTTCAGGAG ACCCAAAAAAACGCTCACGAGGCCTGTACGGAATTCCAGCCATGCTTGGACTGGTTGGAATGTCAATATCCTTTGCTGCCCACCAGCTGGATTGGGTGTAG